The genomic stretch CACCAGGGACAAGGTCATCCGACGGGAGCTTCTGGTGCAGGAACAGGAGTTCTTCTCGGCCACGGCCATTCGTAAGAGCAACAACCGTCTGCGACGTCTGGGCTATTTTGAAGACGTGAGCATCTCCCCGGAGAAAGGGGTCAGAGAGAATGAAATGAACCTTGATGTCAAGGTCAAGGAGCGACCTACCGGGACTTTCAGTATCGGGGCCGGCTACAGCTCAGTAGATAATGTCATCGTTATGGGAGAGATTTCGCAGCGGAACTTTCTGGGTAAAGGGCAGGTTCTTTCCTTCCGGGGAATCCTTGGTGGGCGGACCAACCGCTACACCTTTTCCTTTACCGAGCCCTACTTCAGGGATACCCATCTTTCGGTGGGGGTGGATCTCTACAACTGGGAACGGATCTATGACGACTACACCAAAGACTCAACCGGTGGGGGGCTGAGATTTGGCTATCTCCTCGATCCAGACACCAGGCTCTACTGGGGCTACCGTTTTGACAACACCACCCTTAAGGATGTCAGCCCTTGGGCTGCCTGGGCCATCCGGGAGAGTCTGGATATAAACATCACTAGCGCCGTGAATGTGGGTATCTCTCGGGATACCCGAAACAACTTTTTTGATCCCACCGGGGGAGCCCTTAATTCCATCAGTCTGGAGTACGCAGGAGGCCCCCTTGGGGGAGACAGCGCCTTTATTAAGATCCAGTACACGGGAAGCGTCTATTACCCATTTATTCTGGGGACAACCTTTCATCTCCGGGGAGGGGTTGGCTACATCACCGAAGGCTCTGGAGGAAAGCTTCCTATTTATGAAAAATTTTACCTTGGGGGGCTGGAGAGTGTTCGGGGCTATCGCTACTGGGATATAAGTCCGGTTGATCCAATAACCGGAGAACGAATTGGCGGCGAGCGCATGGCCTTTGTCCAGATTGAGGATATCTTCCCCCTGGTGGCCAACATCGGCCTCAAGGGAGTGGTCTTCTTTGATATGGGCAATGTCTGGGGTAAGGACGAAGGCTACAACCTCTCAGACATCCGGCAAAGTGTGGGCTTCGGAATAAGATGGCTTTCTCCCATGGGGCCAATGCGCATTGAGTGGGGTTACAACCTCAACGCCAAAGAGGGAGAGGACAAAAGCAGCTGGAATTTCCGTATCGGGGGGTATTTCTAGTGGGCAAAAGGCTTTCTGAACTGGCTTCTCTGGTTGGGGGGCGCCTGGAGGGGCCAGATATGGAAATAAAGGGTCTGGCTCCTCTTTCTCACGCCAGGCCAGATGATCTTTCTTTTGTCATCTCTGGCAAATATCTGGCCGAGGCCAGGGGCTCACAGGCCGGGGCCCTTATCGTCCCCGAATCGTTGGCTTCAAAACTTTCTGACCGGAGTCTGATTGTTGTCAGCGATCCCTATCTTGCCTATGCCAAGGTGGCCCAGGTCTTCTTTCGAAAGCCCTACCGACCCTCAGGGATCAGCCCTCATGCGGTGGTAGGAAGGGAGTGCCAGATTCCAGATGATGTCTCCATTCATCCCCTGGCTGTCTTGGCAGATGGTGTGCGTTTGGGCCATCGGGTGGTGGTTTTTCCGGGAGCTTATCTGGGAGAGGGGGTTGAGGTGGGAGATGATTCGGTCATCCATGCCAATGTGGTGGTCTATGCCGGTTGTCGCATTGGCCGTCGGGTGACTATTCATGCCGGGGCCATTATCGGAGCCGATGGCTTTGGCTATGCCCGAGATGGTCAGGAGTGGGTCAAGATCCCCCAGGTGGGGACAGTGATTATCGAAGACGATGTGGAGATCGGGGCCAATACCACCATTGACCGGGCTGCCTTTGGAGCCACGGTGATCGGCCGGGGGACCAAAATCGACAATCTCTGCCAGATAGCCCACAACGTCCGCATCGGTCCTCACACGGCCATGGCCGGCCTGGTGGGAATCGCTGGCTCGACTACTGTCGGCCGGGGGGTGATGCTCGGTGGCGGGGCCGGTTTGGCGGATCATCTCCGTATCGGCGACGGAGCAATGGTGGCTGCCCGGGCCGGTGTCCACAAGGATGTCCCCGACGGATCGATAGTCGCCGGGGCTCCGGCCATGGAACACCAGCGCTGGCTACGGACCATGGCCGCTGTAGCCAGGCTACCGGAGCTAGTTCGGGAGATCCGGCGCCTTAAGGAGCGCCTGGCACGTCTTGAGGAGGGCCGCCATGAAGAATGATTTTCAGATAGAAATCCAGAAGATTATGGATTTTCTGCCCCATCGATATCCCTTTCTTTTGGTGGATCGTATTCTGGAGGTGGAACCCGGGGTCTCTATAAAGGGGCTTAAAAATGTGACCATCAATGAGCCCTTCTTTCAGGGACACTTTCCCGGGCAACCCATTATGCCCGGGGTGCTTATTCTTGAGGCCATGGCCCAGGTGGCTACCATTTTAGCCAAACTCACTGATCCGGAAGAACTGGCCGACAAGTTGGTTTATTTTGCCGGAATTGATGGGGTACGTTTTCGACATCCCGTACATCCAGGAGATCAACTTATCCTGGAGCTCGTTAACCTCAAACGCAAACGAAACATCTGGAAAATGGCCGGCAAGGCCTATGTGGCTGATCGTTTGGTAGCTGAAGCCGAACTGATGGCCGCTATCCGTTAATTTCAGATTAAACTTTTAGGAGGTTAGATGATCCATCCCACGGCAATAATCCATCCCGGGGCCAAGATAGGCCCTGGGGTCTCCATTGGGCCCTATACCGTCATAGGAGAGGAGGTGGAGGTAGGTCCAGAGTGCGAAATACACTCCCATGTGGTCATCGAGGGCCGGACGAAGATCGGGGCCCGCAACAAAATTTTTCCTTTTGTTTCCATTGGAGCTCCCCCACAACACCTGAAATATGGTGGTGAACCCACCAGGGTGGAGATCGGCGATGACAACGTTATTCGGGAATACGTGACAATCAATCGGGGTACGGTTTTAGATAAGGGCGTTACCAAGATCGGAAATGGCTGTTTTCTTATGGCCTACGTCCACGTGGCCCATGATTGTATCCTCCACGATGGGGTAATTATGGCCAATGCCGCCACCCTGGGAGGACACGTGGAGATAGGGGAGAGGGCCATTCTTGGTGGCCTGGTGGCTGTTCATCAATTTTGTCGGATCGGGCCTCTGGCCTTTATCGGGGGGGCCTCGGGAGTAAATAAAGACATTCCCCCCTTCACCATGGCCCGTGGCAATCCGGCCAGACTTTACGGTCTTAATCTGGTGGGCTTAAGGCGGGCTGGCCTCAGGCCAGAGGCTATTGAGGCCCTGAGACAGGCCTTTCGGATTCTTTTCAAATCTTCTCTTCCCCTTAAGGAGGCCCTGGCCAGGGTGAGGGAAGAGGTCTCTCCTCTTGATGAATTAGAGACTCTTCTTTCCTTTATTCAGTCTTCTCAGAGGGGAGTGGCCCGTCTGGTCAGCAAAGTCGAAGAGAACGATTTTTGAAGAATGCCAAAGATCGGTCTGGTTGCCGGAGGAGGGAAGTTTCCTGTTCTCTTTGCTCGGGAGGCCGCCTCTCAAGGATATGACGTAATCTGCGTGGCCCATGTGGGGGAGTCCGATCCAGTGCTTGAGGAGGTCTGTCATCGCCTCTACTGGATAAGACTGGGCCAGCTGGGACGTCTAATAAAAATCCTCAAAAAGGAGAAGATCTCAGAGGTAGCCTTTCTGGGACGCATTACCAAGACGCGGATGTTTCGTGATGTGCGCCCGGATCTTCAGGCCCTTCTTCTCTGGCGTAAGATCAAAGATCGTCATGATGACGCTATATTGAGGGCCGTGGCCCAGGAGCTGGAGAAGGAGGGGATTCAGGTTATCGAGAGTACCCGGTTTTTAAAAGACCTTCTCATGCCTTCCGGCGTTCTCACCCTTAAACGTCCCAATGCCGAGCAATGGGAAGATATAGCCTTTGGTTACCGTATGGCCCGGGCTATTGGGGAGCTGGATATCGGTCAGTGTGTGGTGGTCAAGGATCGCACAGTTTTGGCGGTAGAGGCCATTGAGGGGACAGATGAAACCATCCGACGGGGCGGAAGACTTTGCGGTCAGGGGGCCGTAGTGGTCAAGGTAGTCAAGCCCCAGCAGGATCGCCGTTTTGATCTTCCTTCCGTAGGCCTTAAGACCATTGAAACCATGGCCGAGGTCCGGGCAGAAGTTTTGGCGGTAGAGGCCGATGAGGCCCTCTTCTTTGATCGGGCCGAGGCCATTGGCCTTGCCAACAAGTTGGGAATTTGTATAGTGGGGGTAACACCTGAGGTTCAGGCCCATGGGAGACCTTAAAGTCGCAGTTATCGGAGTAGGTTACCTGGGGCGCTTCCACGCCGAAAAGCTGGCCAGGATGCCCGGGGTCCGGCTGGTGGCGGTGGTGGATATTGTCCCGGAGAGGGCCAAGGAGGTAGGAGAGAGGCTGGGGGTAGCCTCTCTTACTGACTATCGGGATCTGGCCGGTGAGGTGGAGGCGGTAAGCGTGGTTGTTCCCACCAGAGAACACTTCTCGGTGGGGCGTTTTTTCCTTGAGCAGGGAGTCCATGTCTTTGTGGAAAAGCCTATCACCGCCACCTTGGAGGAGGCCGATCAACTTATCGAGCTGGCCGGAGAAAAGAACCTGGTCCTTCAGGTGGGTCATATCGAGCGTTTTAATCCGGCTGTGGCCGAACTCCTTAAGCAGGTCGATCGCCCCCTATTTGTTGAGGCCCATCGCCTCTCGGGCTTTAAAGAGCGGAGCCTGGATATAGATGTTGTCCTGGATCTGATGATCCACGACTTAGACATTGTTCTGACCATGGCTCGAGCTCCGCTTAAGACCCTTCATGCCGTAGGGGTCCCGGTGCTCTCAGATAAGGTTGACATTGCCAGTGTTCGTTTGGTTTTTGAAGATGGCTCTACAGCAAATCTTACAGCCAGTCGGATCTCTTTGCGGGCCATGCGCCGGATCCGGGTTTTTGCCGCTGGTCGTTATCTGGCCGTAGATAGCATGACCCGCAATTTTCTCTCTGTCAGTCGTCTCGTTCGCCCGGGCGGCCAGAGCACCTTTATTCCGGATGAAAGATCCTTTCCGGAAACTGACCCTCTTTATGAGGAACTAAAGACTTTTGTTCAGGCGGTAAAGGAGGGACAGGAGCCACCGGTTTCAGGGCGTGAGGGGCGGGAGGCCCTGGGCCTGGCCCTGACCATTCTTAACGAGATCTCTCGACACCTTCAAGAACATCCCATTCCTCTTAACGACCCTTGGATTCAGGACTTAAAAGCCACCTCCGTATTGCCATAGTCGCTGGAGAGGCCTCGGGAGATCTTCACGGGGCGGCCTTCATACGGGCCATTCGGGATCTCTGCCCCGGCACCCAGGTAGTGGGTATCGGCGGGGAGAGAATGGTTCAGGCCGGCTGTGAGGTCTTCTTCCACGCCAGTCGCCTGGCCGTGGTGGGGCTGGCGGAGGTCTTTCCCCGCCTGCGGGATGTCGTTCGGGCTTTCCAGAAGATGAGATCCTACCTTAAAGATTCGCGGCCGGATCTTCTGGTGCTTATAGACTTTCCGGAGTTTAATCTTCTCCTGGCCCGGGTGGCCAAAAGGTATGGAGTGCCCGTCTTCTACTACATAAGTCCTCAGGTCTGGGCCTGGCGCCAGGGGCGAGTCAAGACCATTGCCAGGGTAGTGGATCTGATGGCCGTGGTCTTGCCCTTTGAGGAAGAGTTTTATCGCCGTCATGGGGTAAGGGTACACTATGTGGGCCATCCTCTACTTGACCTGGTCAAGGTTCATTTATGCCGAGAAACATTTCTTAGGGTCGTCGGTCTTCCCCCTGACTGCCGCCTTCTGGCCCTTTTACCTGGCTCCCGACTCCACGAGGTGGAAAGGCTCCTTCCGGCCTTTGTTGGGGCCTATGAGCGCTTAAGATCCGAAATTAATGGTCTTCAGGCCCTCTGTGTTCGGGCTCCAGAGGTTCCCATGGAACTTTATGCCCCGGCCTTTGCCGCCGGGGTTAAGGTAATAGACGGCTATGCTTATGAGACCATGGCCGCGGCTGAGGTGGCTCTGTTGGCCTCGGGCACCGTGACTCTTGAGGCGGCCATTGTGGGGGTGCCCATGGTCATTGCCTATCGTTTGAACCCCCTGACTTACTTTTTGGCCAGGAGGCTGGTGAGGGTGCCTTATATTGGTTTGGTTAATCTGGTGGCTGGTGAAAAGGTGGCTCCGGAGCTCATTCAGGAGGAGGCCACAGCCCAGCGTCTGGCCGAAGAGGCCCGCCAGATTCTCCTTGATGAGGATCGGGCCCGGAGGATAAGGGCCCGTCTGGCCGAGATTAAGAACTCTTTGGGCCCCGGACAGGCCGCTTATCAGGCGGCCAATCTGGCCCTTAACCTGGCAAGTGGAAGAAGGTGATATCCCTTTATCTCTATCGCTGTCTCTCCTGGTTGATTCCTCCCCTGGCCCTGATAAGGGGGCTTGGAGGACGAAGCTCCCTGGCCCTTAAGAGGCTGGCCCCTGATCTTTCTCAGGCTCCGGCAGGAGGGATCTGGGTCCACGGTCTTTCGGTGGGTGAGGTGGGCGCGGCGGCGGCCTTCATCCAGGCCTTCAGGAGGGCCCATCCGGATCAGGAGATTCTCCTTTCGACTTCTACCGCCTGGGGCCTCTCGCGGGCCCAAAAGGAGAGGGCCTTTGTCTTTCCTGCTCCTTATGACTTTTATCCTCTGATAAAGAGGGTCATTGCTCGTTTAAGGCCCCGACTCTTTGTGGCCCTGGAGACTGATCTCTGGCCTAACCTTCTCTGGGGGCTTAAGGCGGCTGGAGTGCCCCTGGCCCTGATCAATGCCCGCATATCGCCTGCTTCGGCCAGGCGACTGAAACGATTTCCCTTCCTGGTGGAGCTGCTCTATGGGGCCTTTGATCTTATCTGTCTTCCTTCAAAAAGCGTGGGGGATCGCCTGGCCTGGCTGGGGCTTAAGGTACCCTTTGAGATCACGGGAAACATCAAATACGATCTGTCCCCCCCTGATGAGGGCAAAATTTCCTCCTTGGCCCAGGAGTTTTCCTTTCTCGGCCGCCCTCTGATTGTAGCCGGAAGTACCCATCCGGGAGAGGAGGAGATCCTTATTGAAGCCTTTGTCCGTCTGCGGCACAAAAAACCTCGGGCTTCTCTTATTCTTTGCCCCCGTCATCCAGAAAGGGCCACCGAACTCTTGGCCTGGCTGGGGCAAAAGAACCTCCCGGCCTCTCGGAGAAGCGTCCCCCAAAGGGGCTCAGCGGTCGTGGTGGTAGATACCATGGGTGAACTCTGGGCCTTTTATGGTCTGGCTGATCTGGCCTTTGTGGGGGGGACGCTTGTTCCCCTAGGGGGGCATAACCTGCTTGAACCAGCGGCTCTCAAGGTACCGGTTACCTTTGGTCCTTATGTCTCCGCCGTAAAAGAGGTGGCTGAGGAGCTTGTGGAGTCTGGCGGTGGTCTTAAGGCCAGAGAGGTCTCAGATCTTCTGGGAGCCTGGCAAAGACTTCTTGAGGGCCGCGAGAAGGCCGGTAAGGCTGCCTGGTCGGTCTTCAGGAGGCACCAGGGAGCTACCGCTCGGGCTGTGGCCGCCGTAGGGAGGCTTCTTTCATGAGCCCCCTTCATCTCCTGGGAAGGCTTTATGGAAGACTTATGACCATAAGGGCCAATCTTTACCGCCGGGGGTTTTTAAGATCCTATACCCTTCCTGTCCCGGTTATAAGCGTGGGTAATCTCAGCCTGGGGGGGACGGGGAAGACGCCCTTTACCCTTTGGCTGGCCCGGTTTCTTATTCGTTTTGGTCATCGGCCGGTGATTCTCTCCCGCGGTTATCGGCGGCGGGGAAGGGGAACGGTGGTTGTCTCCACCGGCTCTGGCCCACTGGTTACTCCGGAGCTTGCCGGAGACGAGCCTCATCTTCTGGCCAGCCGGCTTTCGGGGGCCCTGGTAGTAGTGGATAAAGATCGCTACCGGGCCGGGGCCCTGGCGATATCCAGACTCTCGGCCTCTATCGCCCTCCTTGATGATGGTTTTCAGCATCTTCGCCTAAAGCGGGACCTAGACATTGTCCTCGTCTCACCGGAGACCGATCCCCGACGGGAGGCAATCTTTCCGGCGGGCCGCCTTCGGGAGCCCCCGGCGGCCCTCTCTCGGGCCGATGCCCTGATAATTACCAAGGCCAATCTCTTCCCGGAGGAGAAGGTAAGAGGGCTTGAGGATTATCTGGCCTCCTTTGGTCTTCCAGTCTTCAAGCTCAACTACCGGGTAGAGGGGCTGTATGATCTTTCGGGAGATCCGGTGGCTTGGCCCGAGCCTCCCTGGGGGGCCTTCTGTGGCCTGGCCCAGCCCTCAGCCTTTTTTGCCCTTCTGGAATCTGAAGGGCAAAAACCGGCCTTCAGGCTTTCCTTTCCGGATCACCACCGCTACAGCTCCAGGGATCTTGTCCGTCTGGGGAGGGCCTTGCAGCAAAAGGGGCTGAGGGCCCTGATCACCACAGAAAAAGACGCTGTCAAACTTAGGTCTTTTGAGCCGGAGTTGCCCATCTTCTGCCTCCGACTTGATCTTGAGGTGGCAAAGGATCTGGAAGGTTTTATAATCGAAAAACTAAAGGGCTTGTCCTGAAATATCTTTAAGGAGGAGGCCATGGAGGATAAAGACGTCAAAGAGAGGCCGCCGGAGACTCCTCTCCCCCCGGTTAACTTTAGTACCTTTATCCTTTCTCTTAGTACCTCGGCCTTAGTTCACCTGGGAGAGCTACCGGAGCCTGAAAGTGGAGAGAAAAGGGCTAATATTGATCTGGCCCGGCACGCCATAGACACCTTGGCCATGCTTAAGGAAAAGACCAAAGGTAACCTTACTCGCGACGAGGAGGCCCTTCTGGATCATATCCTTTATGACCTTCGCCTCAAGTTTGTCCGGCTTCAGGGCTAGATGAAGGAGAGACTCCGGGCCCCAGCCAAGATCAACCTTTTTCTTCAGGTTCTGGAGCCCCTTCCAAGTGGCTACCACGAAATTTATACCCTTTTTCAGAAGGTAACTCTCTTTGACGAGCTGGAGATTGAGCTTGTGGACATCCCCGGGATCAAACTCCAGGTTACTGGAGGGGAGGTTCCTGAAGGAGAGACCAATCTGGCCTTCAAGGCCGCTAAAGTCCTTCTGGATGAGCTTGGGAGTGATCAAGGGGTCAGGATTCATCTTCGGAAGGTCATCCCTGTGGCTGCCGGCCTTGGTGGCGGAAGCAGTGATGCGGCGGCTGTGCTCAAGGGGGTGAATAAACTCTTAGGGGCTCCTTTGAGCCAGGAGGAGCTGGCTCACCTGGGACGCCCTTTAGGGGCTGACATTCCCTTCTTTGTCTGGTCTTATGGGGCGGCCCTGGGAGAGGGCATTGGTGACATCCTTACTCCCTGGCCGGTCCACAAGGCCTTTTACGTTCTCTTTACTCCTCCCTATGAGGTTTCCACCGCCACGGTCTATAAAAAATTGCGATTGACAAGGCGAAAGGAGCCCTTTATTTATGATCCCGGCCAGCCGCCTTGGCTGAGAGGTCTGGTGAATGATTTAGAAAAAGTCACCTTGGCCCTTCATCCAGACCTCGAGGAGGTAAAGGCGGCCTTTATTGCTTTTGGGGCCCTAGCCACCCTTATGAGCGGCAGTGGCCCAACAGTCTTTGGGGTTTTTGATCAATACCAAAGGGCAACTCAGGCAGCCAGGGCCTTGGCATCGAGGTTCTCAGGCCGGGTCCACGTGGTTAGGCCCTGTGGGATGGAAGACAAGGGGTGAGAAACCATGTTTATTAACCACCTGAAGATCTTTACCGGCAACTCCAATCCCCAAATGGCCAAGGAGATCTGCAGTTATTTAAGTATTCCCCTGGGGTTGGCCACGGTGCGTAAGTTCAGTGATGGGGAGACATTTGTCGAGATCGGAGAAAACGTCCGGGGAGCTGATGTCTTTGTTATTCAATCCACCTGTCCTCCGGTGAATGACTATCTCATGGAGCTTTTAATTATGATTGATGCCCTCCGGCGGGCATCAGCCAGGCGGATTACGGCAGTGGTGCCATATTATGGCTATGCCCGCCAAGACCGTAAGTGTGCCCCTAGAGTGCCTATATCAGCCAAGCTGGTGGCCAACCTTATTACCGTGGCTGGAGCCAGGCGTCTTCTCTCCATGGATCTTCACGCTGGCCAGATTCAGGGCTTTTTTGATATCCCGGTGGACCATCTCTTCGCTGCCCCGGTGCTCCTTTCTTATATTAAGGAACAATTTCGTGATGAGCAGATTGTTATGGTCTCTCCGGATGCCGGGGGAGTGGAGCGCACCCGGGCCTTTGCCAAGCGTCTCAATGCTCAACTGGCCATCATTGATAAGAGGCGGGATCGTCCCAATGAGAGTCAGGTGATGAATGTCATCGGTGATGTCAAGGGCAAGGTGGCCATTATCCTGGATGATATGATCGATACGGCTGGCACCATGTGCCAGGCGGCCCAGGCCTTGATGGACCATGGAGCTAAAGAGGTTCACGGCATGGCCACCCACCCAGTGCT from Thermosulfuriphilus ammonigenes encodes the following:
- the lpxA gene encoding acyl-ACP--UDP-N-acetylglucosamine O-acyltransferase → MIHPTAIIHPGAKIGPGVSIGPYTVIGEEVEVGPECEIHSHVVIEGRTKIGARNKIFPFVSIGAPPQHLKYGGEPTRVEIGDDNVIREYVTINRGTVLDKGVTKIGNGCFLMAYVHVAHDCILHDGVIMANAATLGGHVEIGERAILGGLVAVHQFCRIGPLAFIGGASGVNKDIPPFTMARGNPARLYGLNLVGLRRAGLRPEAIEALRQAFRILFKSSLPLKEALARVREEVSPLDELETLLSFIQSSQRGVARLVSKVEENDF
- a CDS encoding Gfo/Idh/MocA family protein, with product MGDLKVAVIGVGYLGRFHAEKLARMPGVRLVAVVDIVPERAKEVGERLGVASLTDYRDLAGEVEAVSVVVPTREHFSVGRFFLEQGVHVFVEKPITATLEEADQLIELAGEKNLVLQVGHIERFNPAVAELLKQVDRPLFVEAHRLSGFKERSLDIDVVLDLMIHDLDIVLTMARAPLKTLHAVGVPVLSDKVDIASVRLVFEDGSTANLTASRISLRAMRRIRVFAAGRYLAVDSMTRNFLSVSRLVRPGGQSTFIPDERSFPETDPLYEELKTFVQAVKEGQEPPVSGREGREALGLALTILNEISRHLQEHPIPLNDPWIQDLKATSVLP
- a CDS encoding LpxI family protein, translated to MPKIGLVAGGGKFPVLFAREAASQGYDVICVAHVGESDPVLEEVCHRLYWIRLGQLGRLIKILKKEKISEVAFLGRITKTRMFRDVRPDLQALLLWRKIKDRHDDAILRAVAQELEKEGIQVIESTRFLKDLLMPSGVLTLKRPNAEQWEDIAFGYRMARAIGELDIGQCVVVKDRTVLAVEAIEGTDETIRRGGRLCGQGAVVVKVVKPQQDRRFDLPSVGLKTIETMAEVRAEVLAVEADEALFFDRAEAIGLANKLGICIVGVTPEVQAHGRP
- a CDS encoding ribose-phosphate pyrophosphokinase, which codes for MFINHLKIFTGNSNPQMAKEICSYLSIPLGLATVRKFSDGETFVEIGENVRGADVFVIQSTCPPVNDYLMELLIMIDALRRASARRITAVVPYYGYARQDRKCAPRVPISAKLVANLITVAGARRLLSMDLHAGQIQGFFDIPVDHLFAAPVLLSYIKEQFRDEQIVMVSPDAGGVERTRAFAKRLNAQLAIIDKRRDRPNESQVMNVIGDVKGKVAIILDDMIDTAGTMCQAAQALMDHGAKEVHGMATHPVLSGPAVERIKKAPLKSVVVTNTIPLREEAKAIGKIEVLSVSNLLGEAIRRIHADDSVSSLFV
- the fabZ gene encoding 3-hydroxyacyl-ACP dehydratase FabZ, translating into MKNDFQIEIQKIMDFLPHRYPFLLVDRILEVEPGVSIKGLKNVTINEPFFQGHFPGQPIMPGVLILEAMAQVATILAKLTDPEELADKLVYFAGIDGVRFRHPVHPGDQLILELVNLKRKRNIWKMAGKAYVADRLVAEAELMAAIR
- the ispE gene encoding 4-(cytidine 5'-diphospho)-2-C-methyl-D-erythritol kinase; the protein is MKERLRAPAKINLFLQVLEPLPSGYHEIYTLFQKVTLFDELEIELVDIPGIKLQVTGGEVPEGETNLAFKAAKVLLDELGSDQGVRIHLRKVIPVAAGLGGGSSDAAAVLKGVNKLLGAPLSQEELAHLGRPLGADIPFFVWSYGAALGEGIGDILTPWPVHKAFYVLFTPPYEVSTATVYKKLRLTRRKEPFIYDPGQPPWLRGLVNDLEKVTLALHPDLEEVKAAFIAFGALATLMSGSGPTVFGVFDQYQRATQAARALASRFSGRVHVVRPCGMEDKG
- a CDS encoding DUF1844 domain-containing protein; this encodes MEDKDVKERPPETPLPPVNFSTFILSLSTSALVHLGELPEPESGEKRANIDLARHAIDTLAMLKEKTKGNLTRDEEALLDHILYDLRLKFVRLQG
- the lpxK gene encoding tetraacyldisaccharide 4'-kinase is translated as MSPLHLLGRLYGRLMTIRANLYRRGFLRSYTLPVPVISVGNLSLGGTGKTPFTLWLARFLIRFGHRPVILSRGYRRRGRGTVVVSTGSGPLVTPELAGDEPHLLASRLSGALVVVDKDRYRAGALAISRLSASIALLDDGFQHLRLKRDLDIVLVSPETDPRREAIFPAGRLREPPAALSRADALIITKANLFPEEKVRGLEDYLASFGLPVFKLNYRVEGLYDLSGDPVAWPEPPWGAFCGLAQPSAFFALLESEGQKPAFRLSFPDHHRYSSRDLVRLGRALQQKGLRALITTEKDAVKLRSFEPELPIFCLRLDLEVAKDLEGFIIEKLKGLS
- a CDS encoding 3-deoxy-D-manno-octulosonic acid transferase; protein product: MISLYLYRCLSWLIPPLALIRGLGGRSSLALKRLAPDLSQAPAGGIWVHGLSVGEVGAAAAFIQAFRRAHPDQEILLSTSTAWGLSRAQKERAFVFPAPYDFYPLIKRVIARLRPRLFVALETDLWPNLLWGLKAAGVPLALINARISPASARRLKRFPFLVELLYGAFDLICLPSKSVGDRLAWLGLKVPFEITGNIKYDLSPPDEGKISSLAQEFSFLGRPLIVAGSTHPGEEEILIEAFVRLRHKKPRASLILCPRHPERATELLAWLGQKNLPASRRSVPQRGSAVVVVDTMGELWAFYGLADLAFVGGTLVPLGGHNLLEPAALKVPVTFGPYVSAVKEVAEELVESGGGLKAREVSDLLGAWQRLLEGREKAGKAAWSVFRRHQGATARAVAAVGRLLS
- the lpxB gene encoding lipid-A-disaccharide synthase, with product MDSGLKSHLRIAIVAGEASGDLHGAAFIRAIRDLCPGTQVVGIGGERMVQAGCEVFFHASRLAVVGLAEVFPRLRDVVRAFQKMRSYLKDSRPDLLVLIDFPEFNLLLARVAKRYGVPVFYYISPQVWAWRQGRVKTIARVVDLMAVVLPFEEEFYRRHGVRVHYVGHPLLDLVKVHLCRETFLRVVGLPPDCRLLALLPGSRLHEVERLLPAFVGAYERLRSEINGLQALCVRAPEVPMELYAPAFAAGVKVIDGYAYETMAAAEVALLASGTVTLEAAIVGVPMVIAYRLNPLTYFLARRLVRVPYIGLVNLVAGEKVAPELIQEEATAQRLAEEARQILLDEDRARRIRARLAEIKNSLGPGQAAYQAANLALNLASGRR
- the lpxD gene encoding UDP-3-O-(3-hydroxymyristoyl)glucosamine N-acyltransferase; amino-acid sequence: MGKRLSELASLVGGRLEGPDMEIKGLAPLSHARPDDLSFVISGKYLAEARGSQAGALIVPESLASKLSDRSLIVVSDPYLAYAKVAQVFFRKPYRPSGISPHAVVGRECQIPDDVSIHPLAVLADGVRLGHRVVVFPGAYLGEGVEVGDDSVIHANVVVYAGCRIGRRVTIHAGAIIGADGFGYARDGQEWVKIPQVGTVIIEDDVEIGANTTIDRAAFGATVIGRGTKIDNLCQIAHNVRIGPHTAMAGLVGIAGSTTVGRGVMLGGGAGLADHLRIGDGAMVAARAGVHKDVPDGSIVAGAPAMEHQRWLRTMAAVARLPELVREIRRLKERLARLEEGRHEE